The following is a genomic window from Ignavibacteria bacterium.
TGTGGCTTTCTATTAATACGATTCAAGAACTGCCGAGCCCTTGATAGAATATTTATCAGCATTTGGAGCAATCGAAGGATTGGCAGCATTTAATTTTATTTCGGTATAAATCTCTTTATAAAAGTAACTCGAATCAACTCCCTCTCTCACGAAATTATCCCAAAAAGGTCTTAAAGTGGGGAATATTACATCACCGGTCTGTTCATCTAACAATATTCCAAAATCAAATTTTCCATCAGGCGGAGGTTCTCCTGTTACTCCCGTATACCGGTCTATGTCAAGCATTGTTGAAAGTGATTTCTGAAACCCCGGAAGTTTATTTTGATAAGTTCCGTCTTTAAGATAAACAACATCCAATGTTAAATAATAAGGTATGATATTATTATAAGGAAGCCGGTAAACATTTTTCATTTTCAATTCCCACGCAGTAGGCATTGTAGCGGGATTTATATTCGGACATTTTATCATTTTTAAAATTAACGTGTCGTTTCCGTTAACAGCAGAACTTGGAGTTCCATATAAACTGTCATTTACCGTTTTGTATGTTACAGCAACTGCGTAATTTTCAAAAACATTTATTTTTAATGAAATAAATCCAGCATAAGGATAGGAAACATATTCGCTTTGATGTAATTTTCTAAAGTAACCGTTAAAAATTTTTCCTTCAGTTTGCGGTAAGGTTTTATATGAACTATCGTAGCCGGAACCCGGCTGCGAGTGAAGCATCGTAATTGCAGCCGCATATCTTTTATTTATTGTAGTTATATCGGTTTGCACCCAAACTTCGAAAGTGTTCCAATCTTCAGACAAAACTCTATTGGCTTCGGTCTCTGGTCTTAAAACTCCGGTAGTATTGTTAAAATAATCAAGAAAGCTTGCTTTGTAAATCGTATCAAAAAAATAATGCGAATCTGAATAGTTATAAGCTCTTAAAATAAATTCAGAAGGTACAACTGACACCGGGTCGGAACATGATGAAATAAAAAGGGCGGATACTAAAAACGCAACCATTGCAGAAATGACATTTTTTAGTTTTTTCATTTTCAATTTATTTAGTTAGCGGAGTAAATTTTTAATTCAACCTCAGTATTTGAAAAAAGTTCTGTTTACTTTCAATATAGTTTGCATTAAGGATAATACCTGTATTTCCCTAGTATTCTGTAGTCATAAGCATTTTCTACATTCATAGCTTCTGATTTTGACTTCGTATAAAGCTCAGGGTACCAATAAATCGAACCCGCACCTTCGCGAATAAGATTATCATAGAAAGGTCTTAACGTCGGAAAAATCAATTCGTTCGTTCCAAAATCAATTGTATATCCTTCAAGCAAATCAAACTTTCCGTCCGGGGGCGGTTCACGTGTCGTTCCTGTATACCTGTCTATGTCAAGCATTGTTGAAATCGATTTACTGAAGCCGGGGAGATGAGTTTGATATCCGTTAGAATAATATTTCACATTAAGTTCAAATCCGTCAGTTGTAACGGCATACGGGAGAACGTAAACATTTTTTAGTTTCAGTTCCCATGCAAGAGGCGTATCAATGGGGTGAAGATATGCCCATTGAACAAGCTTTAAAATCAATGTATCGTTGGGTGCAGCCGAACTAACCGGTGTTCCGAATAATTTTCCGCTGCTTGTTTTATAAGTAACGGCAACAACATCATCTTCGCCGGTATATTTTAAATAAATAAATCCCGGCTTAGAGTGCATTGCATATTCATATGGGTGCATTCTTCTGAATCTGCCGTACATTTTTTTTCCCAAAACAGGATTGCCGGTTTTGAGTGTGTCGGAATATCCGCCTACCGGTTGTTCGTACAGCATCGTATGAGCATATGCAAACACACCTGCCGAATCAGTAATACTGATTTTAATCCAGACTTCAAACGTTGCCGTATCGTTTACTAAAACTTCATTCTGAATTGTATGCTCTGTTAATGTTCCTGTTGTGTTATTATAATAATCGAGAAAGCTTGCTTTATAAAGCGTATCAAAAAAATAATGACCATCGGAATATTCATAAGGATAAAAATCAAAATTTACATCGTGAGGTGGAACAACGATATCTTCGTTGCATGATAAAACAAAAAAGGCGGATACTAAAATAACCATGACCGGTAAAATATTTTTTAGTTTTTTCATTTTATTGTTGAAGTTTATGGAGTAAAATTTTTAATTCAACTCTTTTTGAATAAAAATTCAATGCTTTGTTTTTTGGGAATACGGTGCAACTCATTTTAATTTACATTTTTATAAATAAAATGTATAAGTATTTTTGTGTATCTAATCTTTCAACGGATATGGAAGATGTACTCTTCGCACGGCTGCAAATGGCGGTCTCTCTTGGCTTCCACATTATCTTCGCCTGCATAGGCATGACAATGCCGTTCCTTATGGCAACGGCGGAATATAAATACAACAAAACAGGTCAGCCCGTTTATCTCGAGCTTGCAAAAGCATGGTCAAAAGGCGTTGCAATTTTTTTTGCAGTCGGCGCTGTCTCGGGAACGGTGCTTTCGTTTGAGCTCGGACTTCTGTTCCCGACTTTCATGGAGCACGCAGGACCGATTTTTGGAATGCCATTCTCATGGGAAGGAACAGCGTTCTTTCTCGAAGCAATAGCTCTCGGATTGTTTTTATACGGATGGAAACGTCTCAACAAATGGCTTCACTGGTTCGTCGGAATTGTAGTCGGAATCAGCGGAGTTGCATCGGGAATTTTTGTCGTCGCTGCAAATGCATGGATGAACTCACCTGCAGGTTTTGACTGGGACCCTATTACTCAACAAGCATCTAACATCGACCCGTGGGCAGCGATGTTCAACGATGCATGGTTTTCACAAGCGTTGCACATGGCGCTCGCCGCGTTCGTCGCAACGGGATTTGCAGTCGCAGGCATTCACGCAATTTTACTCCTAAAAGATAAAACAAATGTTTTTCATCAGAAAGCTTTCAAGATTGCCGCGGTATGGGGAGGAATCTTTGCCATAATGATGCCGCTCAGCGGCGATTACTCTGCGAAAGATGTTGCTAAACGCCAGCCGGTAAAACTCGCTGCAATGGAAGCGCATTTTCATACCGAAGCTCCCGCAGATTTAATCATCGGCGGAATTCCAAATGAACAAACAGAGACGGTTGACTTTGCAATAAGAATCCCGAGAGCATTAAGTTTTCTTGCTTACGGAAATTTTGATGCTGAGGTAAAAGGTCTGAATGAATTCCCCCGTGAGAACTGGCCTCCTGTTGCAATCACTCACTATGCTTTTCAGATTATGGTTGGGATAGGTTCTCTTTTAATGATAATAGCATTAATTTATTTTTATTTGCTCTGGCGTAAGCGTGATAAGATTTACAACAATAAATTTTTGAAATTGTTTGCAATTGCAACACCGCTTGGTTTCATTGCGGTTGAAGCGGGCTGGACTGTAACCGAAGTCGGCAGACAGCCGTGGATAATCTACGGCATCATGCGGACAGCTGATTCCGTTACCCCGATGCCGGGGCTTATAGTGCCGTTTATTTTATTCACTGTGCTTTATTTGTTTTTATCAGTTGTTGTCATTTGGTTGTTAAAAAGACAAATAAAAGCTGTTGAAATTAAGTTTAAAAATAATCCTAAAGGAATAACAACATAAATGCTTGAAGTTGTAATTATATTTTTATTTTTATCTCTTGTGCTGTACGTTCTTCTCGGCGGCGCAGATTTCGGTGCTGGCATTGTTGAATTTTTCTTAAAGAAAAATAAAAGCGCAGCTCAAAGAGAGATTATCGGCAAAGCAATAGGACCAATCTGGGAAGCAAATCACATGTGGCTCATCATCATCGTTGTGATTTTATTCATGGGATTTCCTGATGTTTACTCACAAGTTTCAATTTTTTTGCATATACCTTTGACTTGTTTACTTGTCGGCATTGTTCTGCGGGGAACTGCTTTCACGTTCAGGCATTATGATGCAATCAAAGACGAATCACAAAAATACTATAACCTTATTTTTAAATATTCAAGTTTGTGGACATCATTTTTCTTTGGAGTTGTTGCAGGCGCATTAACCTCGCAAAGAATAAATCCTCAAGCAATAAATTTTTTGGATTTATATGTATTGGATTGGTTCAATCTCTTTTCCATAATGACAGGATTATTCACTGTATGCATATTCGGATTCCTTGCATCGGTTTATCTAATCGGTGAAACGAATGACGAAGACACAAAAAAATATTTCATCAGAGTTGGAAGAAAATTACTGATAGCAATGGTTGTTTCAGGCGGATTGGTTTTTCTAACTTCTGAAATCACAAGCGCAGGATTAACACAAAGATTCCTCGACCATCCTTTTGCAATCATAACAATAATTCTCACTACAATTTCCTTACCGGTTTTATGGCGCGCATTAAAAAAAGAAAAAGTTCTTTTATCAAGATTAACTGCGGGCTTTCAGGTAACAATGGTTGTGCTTACCTGGGTTATGGTTTACTCACCTTATATGTTGATTTACAAAAACGGAACAGGATTGAATTTATACCAGGCTGCTGCTCCAACTGCAACAATAACCAATCTTGCATGGGCGCTCTTAATCGGCTCGTGCTTCATACTTCCTTCTTTATTTTATCTTTACAAAGTTTTTAAATCCCGACCTACATCCGAAACAAATCTTTAATTTTATTTCAACAAAATCATTTTCTTTATCTCGATAAATTTATCAATAGTTTGCATATAAAAAAATATTTTTAATGAAAAAATTGATAATAAGCGTTAATATTGGGTTAAATGAATTGAAAACCTGCTTTTAAATTTAATGTAAATTCTCTATTTTTTATTAACTAAATTTAATTTTTAAAATGAAATATTTAATTACTTTTATTGCATTATCGTGTGTTCTGCTTTCAAATAACATTTCAAAGTCACAACCAAGAGGATGGGAGTTTGGCGATATAGTATGGGAAATTACCGTCCCAAATAATCCGGGAACAACGGTTCAGGATAAACAAATCAAAAGCTTAAAACAAATTCCTGATGTTAACGGAGATGGTGTTAATGACGTTGTTGTTGCAACGGGAAATTACTGGACGCTTTGTTACAGCGGACTAAATGGGAATTTACTCTGGCAATACAGTACACACTTTGGGTCAATAAATACCGGTTCCGTTGAGTGGGAAGATGCAATGGAAATTGCTGACGTTAACAACAATGGCGTTTATGATGTTGTAATAGGATGCGGCGGCGGAAATGAAATGGTATATGCTCTTAACGGGAACAACGGAGCAGTATTATGGTCTTACGGAAATCCTACTACAACAAATGACGGTGACATTGAAGCCATCAGCATAAAATATGATTTCAATAGCGATGGAATAAAAGACGTAATTGTGTCTGCAAGCGGCGTAACAAGCGGCGGCAGACATGCAGCAATTTGCCTCAATGCAGTTAACGGGCAGCAAATTTTTTATTCTACCATGTCCCAGCCGTTTACTGATGACGCAATTGCAATTGAAACCGGCGCAGCAATCGGAGTTAATAACAACGGTGCGCCATATGGTGTTGTAGGTCTTAACACTGCAGGAAGCATTGTCTGGAACTATACCGCTCCCGGAAATATATGGACTTTAAAAGAAATTCCTGATATCAATAATAACGGCGGAAAAGATATCATCGGTCTCGGTGGTTTCAATAGTTCAATTTTTGCGATTTCAGGAAACTCAGGTACGCAAATCTGGGCATCAAACTTGGGTTCAGGCAATAACGGCAAAATTTGTTTGCTCGATGATGCAAACGGAAACGGCTCAATAGATTTTTCGGCATCGGCTCCGCAGGTTGCCTGCAGGGTTGACTCAAAAACAGGAACAATCATCTGGCAAAATCCTCTGGGTTCTTCTTATTTGAGAGGCATCGATAATCTTGATGATATTACAGGTGATGGGATTGATGACATAGTTATTGCTACGCAGCTTCAGCCGCGTCTGGTTGTTCTCAATGGCAACAGCGGAGCAATATTGTTTGACTATAGTTTCGGGACAACTTTAAACCAGAGAGGCGATAGAGCTGCCGTTTTAAAAGATATCGATACAAATGGAGTAAATGAATTTCTTGGAGGCAATCGCGAAGGAAGAGTGATTTGTTTTTATGGAGGTGACGGAACCATAACAAACATTGAGCCCGAAACCCATCCTGTTAATTTTAGCTTACACCAAAATTTCCCGAATCCGTTTAATCCTTCAACAAGCATTAAATTTGAATTACCGACAAAAACATTTGCGACTTTGAAAGTTTATAATGTATTAGGAAAAGAAGTAGCTGTACTTTTGAACGGCGAGATTAACGGAGGAACTCATGAATTTTCTTTTGATGCAACAGGGCTTTCATCGGGAGTTTATTTTTATACTTTACAAACTCTTGACTATAAAGAAACAAAAAAAATGCTACTTACAAAATAATACATTTTTTTTAAGCAATTTTAGCCGTGCCTGTTAAGACACGGCTTTTTTATGTCATTATTTTACTAACATCATTCTTTTGGTTTCAATAAATGTACCTGCTTCCATCCTGTAAAAATATACTCCGCTTGTATAATTAATTGCATTCCATTCTACTTCATAAGTCGAAGCATTTAGATATTCATTAACAATTGTCGAAATTTCCTTCCCAAGTATGTTATATATCTTTATGGATACAAAAGATGATTTCGGAACTTCAAATTTTATTTTTGTCGATGGATTAAAAGGATTCGGATAATTTTGAGAAAGCAAGTGAGTCTTGGGAATTTCATTTGAAATAGTTTGTATTCCGACTGCACCTCCATTTGTTGTTTTAAGTATGGTTCCCCCTTCCCCAACGGCATACACTGTATTATTATCAATGCCATAAAGAGCATTTAAAAGTTTATTTGTACCTGTATTTTGTCTTGTCCATGTTAACCCTCCGTCTGTAGTTTTTATAACCGAGCAATCATTTCCTAAATTTGAACCGCATGCATATGCAGTCTGACCAATTGTAAAAGTAATATCTTTTAAAGTATTTTGCGTAATAAGCGGCAGCCGAACCCAGTTAAGACCACCATCGGTAGTTCTATACATTGATCCGGCTGAACCGACTGAAATACCGGTGTTTGCATCAAAAAAATCCACCCCAAACTGTGTATCCAAAAAACCTCCAACATTCACCTGTGTCCAATTCAGGCCTGTATTCGTTGTTCTGAATATTCTTCCTCCTTCACCCACAGCAATGCCTGTTGTATTATCATTAAGAAACATTATATCATACATAGTCCACGTGACACCTGAAATGCTTACCCAGTTATTTCCGCCATTAGTGGTTCGCAAAATCGCACCGAAATTTCCAACTGCAACCCCTGTGGATGCATTTACAAATTCAACATCATGAAGCATTCCGGAATTTGCCGTATGCTGTGTTGTCCAGGTCAGACCGCCGTTTACAGTGTTAAGAATGATGCGCTGTTGAGGACTGTCTTTTCCACCAACAGCCCACCCCGTTGACGAATTAATAAAATAACACGAATTCAAATCAAGAGTTGTTCCACTTGATGCACTTAGCCAATTTGTACCATTGTTTGATGTTGTGGAAATGCGGCCTGCATTTCCAACACAAACTCCGTTTTCTCCAAATATATCAAAGAAAAATACTTTATTTATTTCTCTTAAATCATTTATATCGGGGTTATACCAGGTTAACCCTCCATCAGTTGTTACTATTTGTCCCGACCATCCCCAAGCATATCCGTTATTAGGTTCTTCAGGGAAAAACTCAATGTAGTAAATAGTCTCTCCATATGGATCAGTGTAAACCACTGACCAGTTATTTCCGCCGTTTGAAGTGCGATAAATTTTACCGTTTGCACCTACTGCCAATGCTTCGGAAGCACTTTTCATAAATATTTCATTAAGAGGCAGACCGGGACCTCCCAGTATTTCAAACCAGGTGCTTCCTCCATTTGTAGTTTTTAATATCTGATTAAATGCACCTACAATCATTCCCGTATTTGCATCACAAAATGAAACTCCAAGCAAGCTTGCACCTCCCGAAGGATTTGTTACATCAAGCCAGTTTGCACCACCATCCAAGCTTCTGTATATCTTTCCGTTAGTACCAATTGCTATAGCACGAGGATCAGCTCCCGGAAGAAAATTTATTTTTTGTATGTCCGAAGCAGGATTATTAAATGCCAGAGTAAATATATTTCCATGGTCTACAGAAAGAAGAATTTTCCCGTTATTACCCGCTACGAGAATATTTGGTCCTTTTGAATCAACTGTATTTAAATTTGCATATCCCTGTGCAAGAGTTGCCCAGCTGCCTCCTGCATTTGTTGTAATCTTTGCTCCATCTCTTCCAACCACAACTATTTTTTGAGTATTTTCAATAACCTCTATATCTTTTAAATCTCCTTCACCAACAGGATTCATGGTGATATAAGTTGAATCATTAATTCTTTTCAATAATGTACCGTGCTCACCGCATATGTAAATGGTTCCATCAGGAGCCCTTGCAATACTGAATATTCCATTTCCCATAGGCATCGGTTCCTGCCAAATCCAGCCCGAACCTGAAACACTGATTTGAGAAAATACATCGGTAAAAAAAATAGTCATTAAAATAATTAATATTAATTTTTTCATTTTAAACTCCTTAATAAATGAACAGGCGAATCTGCTATTTCGAGGCAATCGAAATGTATCTGTGATATTGCTGACCCGCCCGTAATTTGAAATTTTAAATTTGAATTTTTCATTGCCTCGAATTTTTTATCAAGCTAAGCTAATTCAAATATTTAGGCAAAGAAAATTATAACAATATGCACCTTAAAGAATATGAAAAAAATATGATTTTTGTATTATTTTCAAATATTTATAACTATTTTGCATCTTATGATAAGTATAAATTTAATTTCCACCTTAAAAGGATTCAATAAAAACGAATTTTTTAAATTTGATGAATTCATCAAATCGCAGTATTTCAATAAAGAAAAAAAAGTAATTTTATTATGGGAATGTTTAAAAAAATATTATCCTGACTTTAACGTTGAAAATTTGCCAAAAGAGGAAATTTTTAAAAAAATTTACCCTGATGAAAAATTTGTTGAAAGCAGAATAAGAAATTTATGCTCAGACCTAAAATTGCTTGCAGAGAAATTTCTGATGCAAGAAGCTTTTATGAACGATGAGCAGGGGAAAAATTTATACAAACTTGGAGCTTTCATAGAAAAAAGAGATTATAAGTTGTTTGTAAAAAGATATAATGAAATGTTAAGCAGGCAGTCGGTGGTTTTGCTTGATGACAGCACAATTGGAAATAATCTCAAACTTTACGGTTTAAAATTTGCTTATCTAAATGCAGTGAATGCCAAAGCATCAGACATGGAAGAAATATTTAAAATTATTAACAATGAGACTATTAAATCTTTTTTAACCGGATATTTTAAGAATTGCGAACGCATTTTAAATAAAAAACGAAATTTTTTTAATTATGGATATGCACCGAAGTATTTTGAAACAGCACAAAGCATTATTGAGAACGACCCTGATGAATTTAAAAATGATTCATTTCTTTTGTTGAATTATTATTTAGTAATGTTATACATTCACTATGATAATAAAAATTTCAGCAAGCTTTATGATTTTCTTTTAATGAACTTTAAGAAGATTAATCGGGGATATGCAACCGATGCGTTTGTTGCTTTAATAAATTATTGCAGAACCCAATCCCTCGGTGGAGTTAGAGAGTATGATTATAAAGCGTTTGAATTGTATAAAACAATGAGTGATAACAAAATATGGAACAAAGAAAACCGTTTGCGTCCTACAGTATACAGAGGCGCTGTAAGTGTTGCAGGAAACTGCGGTGAATTTGAATGGGCACAGAATTTCATAAATGAATTTAAAGATTTACAGCCAAAAGAGCATATTGAAAGCAATTATTTCCTAAGTTGCGGCAGATTATATTTTGATATGAAGCAATACGATAAAGCCATAATAAATCTTTCAAAAGTCAGGAACATTGACTCTTTGTACAAATACGAAAGCGATACATTATTGATGCGGATTTATTATGAAACAAATGCGGCTGAATCTTTGTTTTCAAAAATTGATGCATTCAAACATTGGATTAATAATAATGAAACGGAAATCTCAGAACGCTATAGACAAATATTCAAAAAAATGATAGAATGTTTTGATGCGCTTTCAAAGTTACGATTAAAACCTGACCGGTTTAAACTGAAAAAATTAAAAGATAAAATTATAGAAGAAAAGGAATTAGTTAACCGAAATTGGATTTTAGAAAAAATTGAAGAGTTGAATTGTTAATAAAGATAAAACTAAAATTTTATTTTAAAAAATATTCGATACCAAGATTGTACTCAAATCCTGTCATCATGGCATCGTCCTGATAAAAGTGAGAGTTAACATTTACCGATAAATCAAGTTTTAAGTTTTTATATAGATTAACATATGTTCCCACACCTGTCTGCCAGTAATATTTAACGAGAGTCTTTTCCTCTTTTTCCCCGTTCAAATTAACTTTCTGAGAAATAATATTTATTCCATTATTGAAAGAAATATAGGGCTGTGCAATTTTTAAATCAAATAAATATTTTCCGCCGATTACAACAGGGATTATGGTTGAACCTGAGTTCTCAGGAAAGTTGATGTCCTTTTTGTTATGCAGAGTTAAATATCCTGTTTTAAAATTTAAAACATAATTAGACGGATAATTTATTCCGTAAATCCCATAAATTCCCGTAGTATGCGACCAGACATTTCCGAAATTTCCCAGATGCCTGACATATGTTCCCTGCAAAGAAAAAAATGAACTTGTCTCGGATTTCTTATCTGTTTTTTTGAGAGAATCCTGTCCGAAGGAATATTGAAAATTCAACGTTATAATTAATATAAAAAATAAAATTATTTTATATAAACTATTCATCATATATTTAAAATTTAAATATGGCAAATATTCTTGCGATAGGGCTTGTTCTTCTTATCTCACCCTGTATAGGGTATCTGCTTGTTCTCCAATAAGTACCTAAAGACCCGCCGATTGCAAAATATGCATTAATCGGCAATGTTCCTGTAGCATTAAAATTATAAACATGGTGTTTTGAACCGGGAGTGCCCGATTGTGTCCAAAACCAAAACGTAGTGTAACTTAAGCTTGCATACTGCCAACCGGGTCCGTTGAATGAAGCGTATGCTCTTGCAATCAATCCTGTTCCCAGGTCATAGTTTCTACCTTCAGCTCCGTTATAAAAATCATCCGGAGTTCCTCCCATAAGCAATGTTCCGACATTTACATTTCCAATTACATTGAATTTTTTATTAAATTCATATTTTGAACCGAGATTTGCTGAAAGAGACGGACCGCCGAACTCATACGCTGAATTACTTGCAAAGTCATATGATAATAATATTGAAAAACTGTGTTTTACTTTTTCATCATCCCTCAATTTCCATCCTGTTAAGATGCCATAAGAACGTAAATCGGAAACTCTGTAACTGCTTTTATTGGATATTGAAGCCGTAACAAAGAAAATTGAGAACGGAATTTTTAAATCACTTTCAAATTGGTCGCCGTAATTAACATCAAAACCAAACAGTCCTTCCAAAAAAGTATTTCTTGTAATATCCGAACCTTGATTAATTATTCTTCTTATGCCTCCGTTAACAGAAAATGAAAAGTATTTAGGTTTTCTAAAAGGTGTATTGGCATAAACCCTGCTTGCTTCACCCGTAATTAAACGATTAACTCCTCTCACCGGATTTACAAGTCCTCCAAGAATTTCTCTCCAAACTCTTTCAAAACCTCTGGCTCTATTATCTGTTATCATATTTGAAATCCTATAAGTCATTTCACCTAAATTAACTCCTGATACACTTGTGTTTATCCAATCATTAATGGATGGCCGGAATGTTTCTGCAAAGTATTCCCAGACAGCACTTCCCAAAAATGCAAACGGAGCAGATTCCCAGAATCCATAACCGTTTGTTCTTGCAGCATTGAAATAGAGATTACCATGATAAGGATGA
Proteins encoded in this region:
- a CDS encoding cytochrome ubiquinol oxidase subunit I — protein: MEDVLFARLQMAVSLGFHIIFACIGMTMPFLMATAEYKYNKTGQPVYLELAKAWSKGVAIFFAVGAVSGTVLSFELGLLFPTFMEHAGPIFGMPFSWEGTAFFLEAIALGLFLYGWKRLNKWLHWFVGIVVGISGVASGIFVVAANAWMNSPAGFDWDPITQQASNIDPWAAMFNDAWFSQALHMALAAFVATGFAVAGIHAILLLKDKTNVFHQKAFKIAAVWGGIFAIMMPLSGDYSAKDVAKRQPVKLAAMEAHFHTEAPADLIIGGIPNEQTETVDFAIRIPRALSFLAYGNFDAEVKGLNEFPRENWPPVAITHYAFQIMVGIGSLLMIIALIYFYLLWRKRDKIYNNKFLKLFAIATPLGFIAVEAGWTVTEVGRQPWIIYGIMRTADSVTPMPGLIVPFILFTVLYLFLSVVVIWLLKRQIKAVEIKFKNNPKGITT
- a CDS encoding cytochrome d ubiquinol oxidase subunit II, which produces MLEVVIIFLFLSLVLYVLLGGADFGAGIVEFFLKKNKSAAQREIIGKAIGPIWEANHMWLIIIVVILFMGFPDVYSQVSIFLHIPLTCLLVGIVLRGTAFTFRHYDAIKDESQKYYNLIFKYSSLWTSFFFGVVAGALTSQRINPQAINFLDLYVLDWFNLFSIMTGLFTVCIFGFLASVYLIGETNDEDTKKYFIRVGRKLLIAMVVSGGLVFLTSEITSAGLTQRFLDHPFAIITIILTTISLPVLWRALKKEKVLLSRLTAGFQVTMVVLTWVMVYSPYMLIYKNGTGLNLYQAAAPTATITNLAWALLIGSCFILPSLFYLYKVFKSRPTSETNL
- a CDS encoding PQQ-binding-like beta-propeller repeat protein, which produces MKYLITFIALSCVLLSNNISKSQPRGWEFGDIVWEITVPNNPGTTVQDKQIKSLKQIPDVNGDGVNDVVVATGNYWTLCYSGLNGNLLWQYSTHFGSINTGSVEWEDAMEIADVNNNGVYDVVIGCGGGNEMVYALNGNNGAVLWSYGNPTTTNDGDIEAISIKYDFNSDGIKDVIVSASGVTSGGRHAAICLNAVNGQQIFYSTMSQPFTDDAIAIETGAAIGVNNNGAPYGVVGLNTAGSIVWNYTAPGNIWTLKEIPDINNNGGKDIIGLGGFNSSIFAISGNSGTQIWASNLGSGNNGKICLLDDANGNGSIDFSASAPQVACRVDSKTGTIIWQNPLGSSYLRGIDNLDDITGDGIDDIVIATQLQPRLVVLNGNSGAILFDYSFGTTLNQRGDRAAVLKDIDTNGVNEFLGGNREGRVICFYGGDGTITNIEPETHPVNFSLHQNFPNPFNPSTSIKFELPTKTFATLKVYNVLGKEVAVLLNGEINGGTHEFSFDATGLSSGVYFYTLQTLDYKETKKMLLTK
- a CDS encoding YCF48-related protein encodes the protein MKKLILIILMTIFFTDVFSQISVSGSGWIWQEPMPMGNGIFSIARAPDGTIYICGEHGTLLKRINDSTYITMNPVGEGDLKDIEVIENTQKIVVVGRDGAKITTNAGGSWATLAQGYANLNTVDSKGPNILVAGNNGKILLSVDHGNIFTLAFNNPASDIQKINFLPGADPRAIAIGTNGKIYRSLDGGANWLDVTNPSGGASLLGVSFCDANTGMIVGAFNQILKTTNGGSTWFEILGGPGLPLNEIFMKSASEALAVGANGKIYRTSNGGNNWSVVYTDPYGETIYYIEFFPEEPNNGYAWGWSGQIVTTDGGLTWYNPDINDLREINKVFFFDIFGENGVCVGNAGRISTTSNNGTNWLSASSGTTLDLNSCYFINSSTGWAVGGKDSPQQRIILNTVNGGLTWTTQHTANSGMLHDVEFVNASTGVAVGNFGAILRTTNGGNNWVSISGVTWTMYDIMFLNDNTTGIAVGEGGRIFRTTNTGLNWTQVNVGGFLDTQFGVDFFDANTGISVGSAGSMYRTTDGGLNWVRLPLITQNTLKDITFTIGQTAYACGSNLGNDCSVIKTTDGGLTWTRQNTGTNKLLNALYGIDNNTVYAVGEGGTILKTTNGGAVGIQTISNEIPKTHLLSQNYPNPFNPSTKIKFEVPKSSFVSIKIYNILGKEISTIVNEYLNASTYEVEWNAINYTSGVYFYRMEAGTFIETKRMMLVK
- a CDS encoding DUF3943 domain-containing protein, producing the protein MTDSSKFVKKSNDTANINLRLNDDKDNIELIRKKNVIALSTEMMLLQLIPLGIAKFITKPGWEEISFRSWWENIKHGFTYDTDNFLTNHFSHPYHGNLYFNAARTNGYGFWESAPFAFLGSAVWEYFAETFRPSINDWINTSVSGVNLGEMTYRISNMITDNRARGFERVWREILGGLVNPVRGVNRLITGEASRVYANTPFRKPKYFSFSVNGGIRRIINQGSDITRNTFLEGLFGFDVNYGDQFESDLKIPFSIFFVTASISNKSSYRVSDLRSYGILTGWKLRDDEKVKHSFSILLSYDFASNSAYEFGGPSLSANLGSKYEFNKKFNVIGNVNVGTLLMGGTPDDFYNGAEGRNYDLGTGLIARAYASFNGPGWQYASLSYTTFWFWTQSGTPGSKHHVYNFNATGTLPINAYFAIGGSLGTYWRTSRYPIQGEIRRTSPIARIFAIFKF